In Candidatus Krumholzibacteriia bacterium, the sequence GTACCGCACGGCGCTGCCCGGTTGCGTGGTGCGGAAGCCGCGCAGGCCGGAGCCCCCGATGCCGACGACGAAGTACGGGAAGCCGTCGAAAAGGAAGCGCTCGTAATCGTGATCGTGCGCCGCGATCACGGCGTCCGCCCCCCACTGCCGGAAGGGCCAGCGCATGGGGAGGGCTCCGCCGTGCTCGCCGCTCGAGTACGCCGTGTGGTGGAAGTAGACGATCTTCCAGGGGGCGTTGGAGGCGGCCAGCTGCGAGCGCAGCCATTGCGCCTGCACCGAAGTGCTGTCCCTGCCGTTGGGCTCCTCGGGGTTGCTGTTGATGGCGAAGAAGTGGATCGGTCCGTAGACGAAGTCGTAGTAGCGCTCGTTCCCCGAGGTGTTCGAGCTCTGGACCGAGGCCCCGGGCAGGGCGAAGTAGTTCAGGTAGGCGTTCACTCCCCCACCATCGCCGTAGTCGTGGTTGCCAAGGCAGGGGAAGAAGCGGTTGATCGAAGACCCCGGCGGGAAGCCGCCGCTGTAATTCCCGATGTACCGGGAGTAGTACTTGCCGATGTTCGTGTCGATGGGACCGGCGTCGTAGCTGTTGTCCCCCGCGGTGACCACGATGTCCGGGACGAAGCTGTGGACGAGATCGGCGACGGCGGCTTCATTGGGACTGTTGTCGCCGTAGTCGGCGATGACGGCGACGCGGACCGCGGCCCAAGCGGCGTGCAAGCCGCTCCCGCCGAGGAGAACGGCGAGGAAGAGGGAAAGGAGGAGGGTCGGGCCCGGGAGGAGCTGGCGGAATGGGCGCATGGATGTCCGAGGCAACGGCGCTAGGGCCGAGGGGAACGACACGACGCCCATCGAGCCATCCCTTGGCGGGCAGGAACGAGAGCGACCGATGTGTTGACGATACCTGTGCGATCTCAAGCTTAGCGGTTCTGGTCGCACCCCTCAAGATCGGCGCGCCATTTCACGGCGGGATGCGCCATCGCCGGGATCACCGACCCCGGTCTGGGGAGGAATTGGAAGCAAGAAGAGATGAATTGGGGCATCTACCCCAGGAAGTGTACGGCGTTCAGGTGATCCGGTCGCTTCCGTCGGCGATCAGGATGGCCGGATCGGGCTGCAGTCGCAGCTGCTGCGGGTGGGAAAGGCCCCTTTCCTCCAGAAACGCACGCACGCCAGCCTTCACCTCGGCGAGAAGCGTCGGCCGGGAATAGAGCACTGTGCCGAGCTGCACGGCCGTGGCTCCCGCCATGAAGAACTTGAGAGCCTCCTGCGCCGAAGCGATGCCGCCCACGGCGACCACCGGGATGCGCACGGCCCCGGCGATCTCCCAGACCTTGAGTAGCGCCACGGGGAAGATGGCGGGGCCCGAGAGCCCGGCGCGCACGCGGGCGAAGGTCGGCCGGCGGCGCTGGAGATCGATGTCCATCCCTGCCAGCGTGTTGATGGCGACCACGGCGTCGGCGCCACCCTGCTCGGCGCCGCGGGCCAAGTGCACGATGTCGGTCACGTTCGGCGTCAGCTTGATCGCCACCGCCCGGTCCCGCAAACGCTCCTTCACCGTGCGGGTGAAACGTTCCACCGCCCGCGCTTCCGCGGCGTCGCGGTCCCCACCGGTGTCCACGTTGGGACAGCCCAGGTTCACCTCGACGGCGCGCACGGCCTCGTGCTCGGCCAGTCGCTCGGCCATCCGCGCGTACTCCTCCACCGTCTCGGCAGCGATGCTGACGAAGGGCACGCCACCCGCCGCCACCAGGGCCGGCAGCTTTTCGCGCAAGTAGGCATCGAGGCCGACATTTTGCAGGCCGATGGAGTTGAGCAGGCCCGACGGCGTCTCCTGCAAACGCGGTACGGGGTTCCCGGTGCGAGGCAGCGCGGTCACCGTCTTCGTCACCACCGCACCGAACTCGCTGGGCGGGAGGAAGGCAGCGTACTCGAGGCCATAGCCGAAACAACCCGAGGCGGCGAAGTACGGATTGGCGAAGCGGGCCGGACCGAGGCGGACGGTGTACTCAGACATGCTCGCGCCCTCCATCGATCCCGACCAGGTCGGCGCCGCGGAACACCGGTCCGTGGGTGCAAATCGGCACGGTGCCGTTGCGGGTACGTGTCACGCAGCCCATGCACACGCCGACGCCGCAAGCCATGACCTCCTCGAGCGAGAGGTACACGTCGCGCACGAGATCGCGGACCGCCAGGTGCAGAGCCGCCATCATCGCCGGGGGACCGCAGGTGAGCACCGTGGCCTGCCGCGCCTTCGCTCCCAGCCGGCGCAGCAGATCGCGACAGAGATCGACGCAGGTGCCGTGGAAGCCGAGCGAG encodes:
- a CDS encoding metallophosphoesterase, translating into MRPFRQLLPGPTLLLSLFLAVLLGGSGLHAAWAAVRVAVIADYGDNSPNEAAVADLVHSFVPDIVVTAGDNSYDAGPIDTNIGKYYSRYIGNYSGGFPPGSSINRFFPCLGNHDYGDGGGVNAYLNYFALPGASVQSSNTSGNERYYDFVYGPIHFFAINSNPEEPNGRDSTSVQAQWLRSQLAASNAPWKIVYFHHTAYSSGEHGGALPMRWPFRQWGADAVIAAHDHDYERFLFDGFPYFVVGIGGSGLRGFRTTQPGSAVRYAANFGAMLITADAGELSFDTFSIASGNPLVDSYTLFGEGSVPQLTVSPLQYQFASVTVGAMALTSFGLRNDGDVTLNVQSIALAGPHAGEFSAERGADVMP
- a CDS encoding dihydroorotate dehydrogenase; the encoded protein is MSEYTVRLGPARFANPYFAASGCFGYGLEYAAFLPPSEFGAVVTKTVTALPRTGNPVPRLQETPSGLLNSIGLQNVGLDAYLREKLPALVAAGGVPFVSIAAETVEEYARMAERLAEHEAVRAVEVNLGCPNVDTGGDRDAAEARAVERFTRTVKERLRDRAVAIKLTPNVTDIVHLARGAEQGGADAVVAINTLAGMDIDLQRRRPTFARVRAGLSGPAIFPVALLKVWEIAGAVRIPVVAVGGIASAQEALKFFMAGATAVQLGTVLYSRPTLLAEVKAGVRAFLEERGLSHPQQLRLQPDPAILIADGSDRIT